CATTTTTTGGCAAGTGGTTTGTAATTAACCTTCATGATTGCCTTAATGAAATCAGTGGGCACGGCAGAAAAATGTCCTACAGAAGAATATTCAAGGCACTGCCGTACAGGTAACGTTCTGAGGGTATATAGAGCACGCAAGTTATAGTGGAGCACCCATGAAAAGAAACAGTTAACCTCATGAGACACCGAAGCTTCCTGAAAATGATAGATGCAACGCCACATTGAGAGTTTACTTCTCAATTCATCGGTTCGCTGCCAGCGATTGGGGAATCACTCGGTGTCTGAATTCCTATGAGTGAGACGAGGATAAGACAACAGACGTGGCTTCATTCTTCTTCATCGGGAATCAAGATGAAATAAGCACCATATTTTGCTAAGATATCAACTTTGAACCTTTGAATGCATCATCCTTGCAATGTGCGCAATGATCTCCAACTAGGATCTGGAGGGCTGCAGATGGTGGTCTCCGAGGGTTTTGACCAATGGAAGGGGCGGGCTCCCGTTATGTAAAGATCACAGCTAATTTTCAGTCACATGTATAGAATGAGGTCAGGAGAGATAAATTCAGAATAGAATGAGGTTAGGTAAATCAGTTGAGAATTCAGAATATTATGATGCTATCACTCCTGGAAATAAAAAGATAAATAGATCCTGGGGGTTCTTTAGCGATTTCTTTTCGTTACGTGAGGGGCAAATCAATCTGCCTTTACCTTTCTGAATGTTATAGGATAGCAGGCTGCTCAGTGTTCACCTTAAATCATGTGTTATATTTCTCCTTGCATTCTGAGCAAGTGGTTCATACTCattgttaaaaaaggcgcgccttagCAAAACGCCTAGCGCATAACTGCGCTTAATCTGCACATaattgcgcataagcatgcgctttgatcAGAAaaacgcaaggcggtggcaaaacgcacaattaacgcctagcgctttgttGAACTATGTTCATACTGAACCTTAATGGTTCCCTTTTAATGAAATAATGTCTACAAAAGAAGCAGCCTTACAGGTTATGTTCTAAGGCAGAGTACCCGTTTCCCATATCAGAACAATCAACCGATAAACCTCGCGGGACACTGGAAATTGGGTCACAGCCAGTAAGTAATGTGGGGACTCAATGTCTAAATTCAGAAAGACAAATGCACAGCTTCCATTCTTGTTCAATGCAAATCAAGATGAAGTAAACACCAAATTTGTTAAGATGCCAACTCTGAATCTTTGCATGCATCTCTAACCAAGTAATATAATCATAGAATTACAGTGTTAAATGCCAACTCTGAATCTTTGAATTTGTTTCCAATCAAGTACTAGTATATAATAAAAGAATTACAGTGATGAGTTTAATTAAGATGCCAACTCTGAATCTTTGAATATATCTCCAATCAAGTAATGCAATCATAGAATTACAGTGATAAATGATGCTCAGATGCTAACTCTCAATGTGTGAATTCATCTCCAATCAAATACTAGTATACAACCACAGAATTGCAGTGATAAATTTTGTGAAGATGCCAACCCTGAATCTCCAAATGCATCTTGAATCAAGTACTAATACATTGGGTTACAGTGATAATTTCTCGAAGGACAAAGCTTGCGAACTTATCTCCGTCCTCTGGTCGACGTCTTGGTCCACCTCGAAGAAATGCCAGCTCGTCTCGTTGAACGCACGGGCGAACCAGTCCTCGTCGTCCACATCCCCGGCCTCGTCGATCCGCTGCTCCCACGCGAACCGCCCTGCCTTGAGAACAAGATTGGCCTTGGCGGCGGGTCCCGAGCGGTTCTCTTCCGCCTGCACAGCGTACCGCCGGAAGCTATTGCCGAGCACGCAGACTCGGCGGAGCTGAGCGCGGGGCTCCCAGTTGGCCACGAGGAGCGCGTCGTAGAGCGACGCCTCGCAGTGGGGCATGTAGAAGAGGGTGGGCTCCTCCACGCGGCGGCCGCACCCGTCGTCGAGGTTCGGGACGGCGAAGccgagggcgacggcgacggcgcacTCGACGGAGGAGAGGACGGGGTCGAAGAGGTCGGCCGTGGCGGAGGCGCCCGGGAGGAGGTCGCGGCGGAGGAGTGCCGCGAGCGCGAGCTGGAGGCGCGCGGCCGGGGAGGACTCGAAGCTGCCGacgccgaggagggagaggcgggcGGGGGcgagcgaggcgaggcggcggcagagCGGGGAgtcggggaggaggaggcggcggtatAAGCGGGAGGCCTCGACGCGGGAGATCGCGGCCAGGGCGCGGTCG
The sequence above is a segment of the Triticum dicoccoides isolate Atlit2015 ecotype Zavitan chromosome 1A, WEW_v2.0, whole genome shotgun sequence genome. Coding sequences within it:
- the LOC119362057 gene encoding protein SENSITIVITY TO RED LIGHT REDUCED 1-like; this encodes MAAAAAVAVATGADWTVVRRRGGRRRGDVPVTTSHLDAPPPLPLTPIPWAPSDPSLDPARVSRLLDRALAAISRVEASRLYRRLLLPDSPLCRRLASLAPARLSLLGVGSFESSPAARLQLALAALLRRDLLPGASATADLFDPVLSSVECAVAVALGFAVPNLDDGCGRRVEEPTLFYMPHCEASLYDALLVANWEPRAQLRRVCVLGNSFRRYAVQAEENRSGPAAKANLVLKAGRFAWEQRIDEAGDVDDEDWFARAFNETSWHFFEVDQDVDQRTEISSQALSFEKLSL